CACCTTCCGGCCAGGCGCGTACGACCAGGCGAAGGAGATGGCCGAGCGCGCGGAGGTCACCTTCTACGGCGATCCCGACGCCGACGACCCCGTCGAAATCGCCCGCGAGGGCCTCGCGGCGACCGAAGAGGCCGACATCCACATCGTCGACACCGCGGGCCGCCACGCTTTGGAGGAGGGGCTGATCGACGAGATCCAGGAGATCGACGCGGTCGTGGAGCCGGATCGGAGCCTGCTCGTGATGGACGCGGCGTTGGGCCAGGGAGCGAAGGACCAAGCACAGCGCTTCGAGGAGGCCATCGGGATCGACGGCGTCGCCATCACCAAGCTCGACGGGACCGCGAAGGGTGGGGGCGCGCTGACCGCGGTCAACGAGACCGACTCCTCGATCGCGTTTCTCGGGACGGGCGAGACGGTCCAAGACGTCGAGCGCTTCGAACCCGACGGGTTCATCTCCCGACTGCTGGGGATGGGCGACCTCAAGCAGCTCGCCGAGCGGGTCGAGCGCGCGATGGCCGACACCGACACCGACGAGGAGGACTGGGACCCCGAGGACATCCTGGATGGGCAGTTCACCCTGAAGGACATGCGCCACCAGATGGACGCGATGAACAAGATGGGGCCCCTCGATCAGGTTCTCGACATGATCCCTGGATTGGGCGGCGGGCTCAAGGATCAGCTCCCCGACGACGCGATGGACGTCACCCAGGACCGGATGCGGAGCTTCGACATCGTGATGGACTCGATGACCGAGAACGAGCTGGAAAATCCTCGTTCCGTGGGCGCGAGCCAGACCCGTCGGATCGCGCGCGGCAGCGGCCAGCCCGAGGAACGCGTGCAGGAACTCCTCGAACAACACCGGATGATGGAGCAGACCCTGAAGCAGTTCCAGGGAATGGGTGACGCCGACATGCAGCGGATGATGAAGCGGATGGAGGGCGAGGGCGGCGGCGGCATGGGTGGCATGGGCGGCGGTGGCGGGCCGTTCGGCTGAGGCGCTACGCTCCGGGTTCGATGTACGTCAGGAGTTCCTCGGCGGTTCGGTCAACGATAGCATCGGCGAGGTGGCCCTGGCGATGGGTGACGTCCGCTCGTCGTGGCGAGTGAATCGCCCACGGGAGCACGTAGCTTCGTTTCGGTGTTCCACCCTCGACCCAGTCGTCCTCTCGAATCGGGAGCGCGGCGTCGTGGCCGCTGGTCGAGAGCGCGACGGCCATGTGCTGTTCGTCGCCGAACGGATGGGTGTCGTCGTTCAACACGAGCCACGGGCGGCCGGCCGTTCCGTCTTTGAACGGGTCATCGCTCCACACGACATCGCCGCGGTCGTGGCTCATTCGGTCGTTCCGTCGTCCGCAGCGTGTTCCAGCCACGCCTCTCGATTCTCGCTCCCGTACCGTTCGTCGAGGGATTCGGTGATGCGGTGAAGCGCTATCGCCCCCGTGAGGCGTTCCTCGTCGTCGGTGATCGCCCAGAATCGGCCACGATGGCGGACCAGTCCGCGGTCGTGGAGGCGACTCAACACCGGACCGATCGATCCGCGTTTGACACCCGTTCGATCGCTGATTTCTGACTGCGTCCACGCACGGTCGTCGTTGGTTGCGAGAAAGCCAACGACGCGCTCGGCGTTGGTCCGGTCGAGGGCGTCCGCATCCTCGTCCTCGAACCGTTCGATGTCTATCGACACGGCTGTACTACGTGTCTCACTGTAATAGATGTATTGGCGTCCAACCGAACGACACTCGTCGGCTGTCGCACGCGGATGGAACCGATTTTTGTTCCCGGCGGGTATCGACACGCCAATGAGCGTCGCCGAGGTCGCACGCGAAGCCTACCGCGAGGCACTGCCGGCGCTGTCGGCGAGCCTCGTCGGCGGCCTTCTCGCGGGCGTGGTCCTCGGCGGGATGCGAAGCGAACTCGAAGCGGTCCCGGGACTCCTCGTGCTCGTGCCCGCGCTACTCGCGACCCGGGGCAACGTCTACAGCTCGCTCGGCGCGCGGATCGCCACCGCACTTCACCAGGGACTCGTCGAGCCACGGGTGCGCGGCGGCGATCCCCGGCTCCGGTCGGCGGTCGCGGCGTCGATCGCGAACGGATTGCTCGCGAGTGCGTTCGCCGCGACCGCGGCCTACGCGGTGTTGTGGAGTCTCTCGGCGTCGCCCGCGCCGCTCACCACACTCGTCGGGATCGCGGTGCTCGCCGGGCTGCTCTCGGGCGTGACGCTCTCGACGGTGGTCGTGCTCGCGGTGTTCGCGGGCTACCGGCGGGGGTACAACCCCGATACGCTGGTCGGGCCGCTCGTCACCACCACGGGCGACGTGTTCGGGATCGCCTACCTGTTGCTCGCGGTGCGGATCGTGCTCGCGCTCGGGGGTGGCTGAGTGCCGACCGAGTGGTCGTTCCGGGCGATCACGCGGGCGCTGTTGCCCGTTTTAACTGTTCTCACACTCGTCGAGCTCGGCAGCGGGTTCGTGCTCGGGTCGTTCGAAGCCACCCTGCTCCGCTACCCCGCGCTGCTCGTGCTCGTTCCGGTCACGATCGGCACGGCAGGCAATCTGGGGAGCGTGCTCGCCGCGCGGCTCTCGACCGCCTTCCACCTCGGCACGCTCTCCTTTTCGCCGACCGACGACACCCTCGCGGGCAACGCCGTCGCCACCGTGGGGCTCGCGCTCACCGTCTTTCCGGTCGTCGGCGCTGGTGCGTGGGTACTCACTGCGCTCACTGCCGGATCGAGCCTCGCGCTTGCGACGGTAGTAGTGATCGCGACCGCGAGCGGTGCGGTGCTTTCTGTTCTCGCCGTCGCCGTCACCGTCGTGGCGACCTACGCCGCCTACCGGTTCGAACTCGATCCCGACGACATCGTGATCCCAGTCGTGACGAACGTCTGTGACGTGCTCGGCGTGCTCGTGTTGTTCGGGATCGTCCAGATCGTGGTCTGAACCCGAGACGGGCCCGCCGAAAGTCTCCCGAAGGTTTAGAAGTGATGACGCGATCGTGTGGATATGCACCGCCTCGCGTGGGTTCTTGTCGTTTGTGTCGTGCTCGCTGGCTGTGCAGGAACGACGCCAGGGGCGACCGAACCCACGGAGTCGCCAGCCGAAACGCAGGACGTCACGACCGTCCCGGAAACGACCGTGCCAGCCGGAACGACCGTCGAGCAGGCGAAGGGACGGGCAGCGACCGTCACCAGGATCGTCGACGGCGACACCATCGAGGTCCGCTATTCGAACGGCACGATCGACACGGTCCGGCTGCTCGGTGTCGACACCCCGGAAGTCCACGTCGCGAACGATCCGCCGGAGTTCGAGGGGATTCCCGACACCGAAGCAGGGAGCGCCTGTCTCCGGGACGCGGGCCGGAACGCGAGCGCGTTCGTCGAACGGACCCTCGCGGACGAACAGGTACGACTCGTGGTCGGCGGCGACCGCCGCGACCGCTACGACCGGCTGCTGGCGTTCGTCCGCCACGACGGGATCAGCCTCAACTATCGCCTCGTCGACGAGGGGTACGCCCGGGTGTACGAGAGTTCGTTTGTGGGTCGCGAGCGGTTCGACCGGGCCGAAGCGCGCGCGAGGCAGGAGGGAATCGGACTCTGGAGGTGCGCGACTGACGAGGACGAACCGGAACCGTCGACCAGGGTTCGGACGGAGCCGGGTGGGCTCGTGATCGCCGAGATCGACGCGGACGCGCCGGGCAACGACAACGCGAACCGCAACGAGGAACGGATCGTATTCGAGAATCGAAAAGAGACACGCATCGATCTCGGCGGCTGGACCGTGAGCGACGCCGCCGACCATACCTATACGCTTCCCAGCGGGTTCACGCTCGGACCAGGCGAGCGAGTTACGCTCCACACGGGGGACGGTGCGAACACCGCGAGCAAGCTGTACTGGGGTGCGTCGGGGGCCGTCTGGAACAACGACGGCGACACGGTGACGGTGCGGAACGGGGCCGGAGAGACGGTCGCCGAGCGGTCGTACGGCTGAGAGGCTCGTCCGTCACGAGTGGACGCAGGGCTCAACCGCCTGGAGCCCGTATCCCAAACGATGGGGTCGCGTTTCGAACTCCCGCCGCGCCTGGTCGACTGGTCGATCCTCGGCGCCGTCTGCTTCGCGGTCGCCACCGGCCTGCTCGGTCTCGTGTCGGGACGCACCGGCGACGCGTGGGTGTTCGTGACCCACGGGATCGGCGGGCTCTCGCTCGTTCTCTTGCTGTTCTGGAAGCTCCGGCGGGTACGCCATCGGATGACCAATCGAGTGGCGTGGGATCGACACACCCCGCTCTCGATTCTGCTGGGGATCGTCGCCATCGCGGCGCTCGCCACCGGGGCGTACTGGGCGTTCGGCGGCCGCCTCGGCGTCGGGCCGTGGACGCTACTGTTCGTCCACATGGCACTCGGGGTACTCGTGGTGCCACTCGTGCTCGTCCACCTCCGCGGACGATTTCGCGCCCCGAATACCGACGATTTCGCGGGGCGGCGAACCACGCTGAGCGGACTCGCGGTCGTGGGATTCGGCGCGCTGACGTGGCGGCTCCAGCGTGAGGCCAATCAGCTGTTCGGGCTCGCGGGCGCGGATCACCGATTCACCGGGTCGCGTGAGGACGGCAGCGGCGAGGGCAACGCGTTCCCGGTCACGAGCTGGGTCGCCGACGATCCCGAT
This is a stretch of genomic DNA from Halococcus salifodinae DSM 8989. It encodes these proteins:
- a CDS encoding signal recognition particle protein Srp54 — translated: MVLDDLGSSLRGTLDRLQGKTRLDEEDVEEVVREIQRSLIQADVEIDLVMELSDSIEQRALEEEPPGGTTARDFVLRIVYEEMVELVGESTDLPLESQTILLAGLQGSGKTTTAAKMAWWFSKKGLRPAVIQTDTFRPGAYDQAKEMAERAEVTFYGDPDADDPVEIAREGLAATEEADIHIVDTAGRHALEEGLIDEIQEIDAVVEPDRSLLVMDAALGQGAKDQAQRFEEAIGIDGVAITKLDGTAKGGGALTAVNETDSSIAFLGTGETVQDVERFEPDGFISRLLGMGDLKQLAERVERAMADTDTDEEDWDPEDILDGQFTLKDMRHQMDAMNKMGPLDQVLDMIPGLGGGLKDQLPDDAMDVTQDRMRSFDIVMDSMTENELENPRSVGASQTRRIARGSGQPEERVQELLEQHRMMEQTLKQFQGMGDADMQRMMKRMEGEGGGGMGGMGGGGGPFG
- a CDS encoding lamin tail domain-containing protein, with the protein product MHRLAWVLVVCVVLAGCAGTTPGATEPTESPAETQDVTTVPETTVPAGTTVEQAKGRAATVTRIVDGDTIEVRYSNGTIDTVRLLGVDTPEVHVANDPPEFEGIPDTEAGSACLRDAGRNASAFVERTLADEQVRLVVGGDRRDRYDRLLAFVRHDGISLNYRLVDEGYARVYESSFVGRERFDRAEARARQEGIGLWRCATDEDEPEPSTRVRTEPGGLVIAEIDADAPGNDNANRNEERIVFENRKETRIDLGGWTVSDAADHTYTLPSGFTLGPGERVTLHTGDGANTASKLYWGASGAVWNNDGDTVTVRNGAGETVAERSYG
- a CDS encoding magnesium transporter, which codes for MSVAEVAREAYREALPALSASLVGGLLAGVVLGGMRSELEAVPGLLVLVPALLATRGNVYSSLGARIATALHQGLVEPRVRGGDPRLRSAVAASIANGLLASAFAATAAYAVLWSLSASPAPLTTLVGIAVLAGLLSGVTLSTVVVLAVFAGYRRGYNPDTLVGPLVTTTGDVFGIAYLLLAVRIVLALGGG
- a CDS encoding molybdopterin-dependent oxidoreductase is translated as MGSRFELPPRLVDWSILGAVCFAVATGLLGLVSGRTGDAWVFVTHGIGGLSLVLLLFWKLRRVRHRMTNRVAWDRHTPLSILLGIVAIAALATGAYWAFGGRLGVGPWTLLFVHMALGVLVVPLVLVHLRGRFRAPNTDDFAGRRTTLSGLAVVGFGALTWRLQREANQLFGLAGADHRFTGSREDGSGEGNAFPVTSWVADDPDPIDPDDWQLQVGGRVGRELAFDGGALDSDAGRRTVLDCTSGWYSTHDWRGVRVGDLLDSAEPTDEAQWISFRSVTGYRWSLPIEEARDALLATHVDGERLSHGHGFPLRLVAPGRRGFQWVKWVETVEVRRKRDASEWLAIFVSGFDETSADRATDRR
- a CDS encoding magnesium transporter, which gives rise to MPTEWSFRAITRALLPVLTVLTLVELGSGFVLGSFEATLLRYPALLVLVPVTIGTAGNLGSVLAARLSTAFHLGTLSFSPTDDTLAGNAVATVGLALTVFPVVGAGAWVLTALTAGSSLALATVVVIATASGAVLSVLAVAVTVVATYAAYRFELDPDDIVIPVVTNVCDVLGVLVLFGIVQIVV
- a CDS encoding type II toxin-antitoxin system PemK/MazF family toxin; protein product: MSHDRGDVVWSDDPFKDGTAGRPWLVLNDDTHPFGDEQHMAVALSTSGHDAALPIREDDWVEGGTPKRSYVLPWAIHSPRRADVTHRQGHLADAIVDRTAEELLTYIEPGA
- a CDS encoding MarR family transcriptional regulator, which codes for MSIDIERFEDEDADALDRTNAERVVGFLATNDDRAWTQSEISDRTGVKRGSIGPVLSRLHDRGLVRHRGRFWAITDDEERLTGAIALHRITESLDERYGSENREAWLEHAADDGTTE